Sequence from the Gracilinanus agilis isolate LMUSP501 chromosome 6, AgileGrace, whole genome shotgun sequence genome:
NNNNNNNNNNNNNNNNNNNNNNNNNNNNNNNNNNNNNNNNNNNNNNNNNNNNNNNNNNNNNNNNNNNNNNNNNNNNNNNNNNNNNNNNNNNNNNNNNNNNNNNNNNNNNNNNNNNNNNNNNNNNNNNNNNNNNNNNNNNNNNNNNNNNNNNNNNNNNNNNNNNNNNNNNNNNNNNNNNNNNNNNNNNNNNNNNNNNNNNNNNNNNNNNNNNNNNNNNNNNNNNNNNNNNNNNNNNNNNNNNNNNNNNNNNNNNNNNNNNNNNNNNNNNNNNNNNNNNNNNNNNNNNNNNNNNNNNNNNNNNNNNNNNNNNNNNNNNNNNNNNNNNNNNNNNNNNNNNNNNNNNNNNNNNNNNNNNNNNNNNNNNNNNNNNNNNNNNNNNNNNNNNNNNNNNNNNNNNNNNNNNNNNNNNNNNNNNNNNNNNNNNNNNNNNNNNNNNNNNNNNNNNNNNNNNNNNNNNNNNNNNNNNNNNNNNNNNNNNNNNNNNNNNNNNNNNNNNNNNNNNNNNNNNNNNNNNNNNNNNNNNNNNNNNNNNNNNNNNNNNNNNNNNNNNNNNNNNNNNNNNNNNNNNNNNNNNNNNNNNNNNNNNNNNNNNNNNNNNNNNNNNNNNNNNNNNNNNNNNNNNNNNNNNNNNNNNNNNNNNNNNNNNNNNNNNNNNNNNNNNNNNNNNNNNNNNNNNNNNNNNNNNNNNNNNNNNNNNNNNNNNNNNNNNNNNNNNNNNNNNNNNNNNNNNNNNNNNNNNNNNNNNNNNNNNNNNNNNNNNNNNNNNNNNNNNNNNNNNNNNNNNNNNNNNNNNNNNNNNNNNNNNNNNNNNNNNNNNNNNNNNNNNNNNNNNNNNNNNNNNNNNNNNNNNNNNNNNNNNNNNNNNNNNNNNNNNNNNNNNNNNNNNNNNNNNNNNNNNNNNNNNNNNNNNNNNNNNNNNNNNNNNNNNNNNNNNNNNNNNNNNNNNNNNNNNNNNNNNNNGGCTGCAGGGGGCGGGGGGGGTCCCTTCCCCAGAGAAGATCACCCGCCCACCGGACCCAGGGGGCAGCGGAAAGAGGCGACAGGCTCCGAGTTCAAGTCTCGTGTGTCACGAGCTGTCTTATGTGTCAAGTGGCTGCTTCTccctcaggcctcagtttccctatttgtaacaTGAAAGGGTTGAAAGCTCTTCTCTCATGACCTTCTCTCCATAAAACAGGGTGAGGGGCTTCCCTTTATCGAGCCcttctctgctcccctccccggCCTCCCCCCGGCCCAGGGCTTCTCATTTAGCCCCTGATTTACGCAAGCCCCGCGCAGACATTTCCCAAGTCGCTGGTTAGCTGGATTATCCCCTTGTCCCGGCctggggatgagagagagaattCTGACGGGGCTCCGGCAGATTATGACCTACTTCTGGACAGagagttccttttccttttcctttttttttttttaaccagatctGACGTTTCCTCAGCCTCCCACTGGGCACAGTCTTAGAGGACTGCCCAGGGCGCTGAGTGGTTAAGGGACtcgcccaagatcacacagccagtgtgccagaggcaggatctgGCGCTTCCTGACTAAGCCCAGTCCTGCAGCCACAACTCCACGGGACTTCCTAAcgcacccccccacacacacacctatttTTATAGGGCTTTAAGAAGGACACGGTGCATtcctgaggagggagggagagaactgtctatccccattttgtggatgaagacactgaggcccgGAGATCAGTTAACTTGTCCGTGGCCGCCCAGCAAACGTGGCGCTGAGACTTAAACTCAGACCAAGGGTTCTTGACCCTTTTCTTGTGTCCTGGACCCTTTGGGCATTCTGGCGAAGCTTAGGGAGCCCTTCTCGGCCAGCATAAAAATAACTCTTCTTTATCATGTTATATTATCATTATCCTGATTATTACTAACAAGGGAATTCAGTTTTCCTAAAGCATTTGGCAGGTTGTTTAAAAACACAAGGAGGTCAGGACCCTGAGGGCCAGCTCGGGCTCTCTGCTCCGGCTGCCTTGACTTGTCTCTCTCTGCCCGCCGTCCAGTGGTGCCAAGGGGAAGCCCTACCTGACCTTGGAGCAGCTCCTGGACTTTGTCAACCAGAAGCAGCGAGACCCCCGGCTGAACGAGGTCCTGTACCCGCCGCTGCGCCCGGCCCAGGCCCGCCTGCTCATCGAGAAGTACGAGCCCAACCAGCAATTCTTGGAGCGAGGTGAGGGCCCTGGGGCCCCCCGAGGCACCCCAGCACTATCTCTGGGACCTCTGCAAGGGAGGGACCTGCGCTAGCTGGTCTCCGAGGCCCCCCCACGTCTGATGCTCTTAGGCTGCATTCCGTAGTTTGTTGTAAGGTCCTTCCTAGCATGTTCATCTCTGACGTTCCCTGTTCTATTCTAGCTCCGACATTCCCTGTTCTCAGAGCCCTCCCGACTCTGACATTCCCAGATTCTCTGATTTCTACCCTGTTTGGAGTTTGgcaaatttcatttaattaattaatttagagtattttcccatggctacatgattcatgttcttcccccctccctccatatccaacacgcatttccactgggttttacatgtgtcattgatcaagatctatttccatattattaatatttgcattagggtgatcgtttagagtctacatccccaatcatgtccccatcaaaccacatgatcaagaagttgtttttcttctgcgtttctactcccacgattctttctctggatgtggacagcttctttctcataagtctctcagaattgtcctgtgccATTGCAtggctgccagtagagaagtcagttacatttgatggtgctacaatgtatccatctctgtgtacaacgttctcctggttctgctcctttcactctgcatcagttcatggagttcgttcctgttcacatggaattcctccagttcatcattccttttagcataatagtattccatctctagcatataccacaatttgttcagccattccccaatcaaagggcatcccctcattttccaatttttttgctatcacaaagagtgtggttgtgaatatttttgtacaagtctttttccttattacttctttggggtacaaactcagcagtgctgtggctgggtcaaagggcaggcaggcttttagcgctctttgggcgtagttccaaattgctatccagaatgtttggatcaattcacagctccaccaacaatgcattagtgtcccaattttgtcacaccccctccaacattcaccactttcctttgctgtcatgttagccaatctactaggtgtgaggtggtacctcagagttgttttgatttgtatttctctaattataagagatttagagcactttctcatgtgcttattgatagttttgattcctttatctgaaaattgcctattcatgtcccttgcccatttatcaattggagaatgtttCTGCCCCATTTGGGAGGGGGCTAGAGCCGCAGGTCAGGAGCCCTGAGCCCCTGGCCTGGTGGGGCTGTGGCCTGAGCCTTCTTCTCCACCTCCCCCAGACCAGATGTCCATGGAAGGCTTCAGCCGCTACCTGGGTGGGGAGGAGAACAGTGTCCTGCCGCCAGAGGCCCTGGACCTGAGTAATGACATGACGCAGCCCCTGAGCTCCTATTTCATCAACTCCTCCCacaacacctacctcacaggtaaCTCTTCCAGGGACTTCGCCAGCATGGCCCTTCCTGACCCTGATTGGAGGGTCCAGGGATGTTTCGGGTGCCTCCTGTGAAATGAGCACGGAGCTCCCCGAGGTCACTAGAGTATGGGGATCAGGGCTCTGTAGAAATGGGAGTTGCGGTAGTGTTGCCTGGCAGCATTGTTATTTATGAACTTGACTCTCACTGTTTTGAGAAGCTGAATCATTCCCAaagccaggaggacctgagttcaagtcctgcctcagatacacagtggctgtgtgaccctgggcatgtatACTACTTGCCCTCTTAGCTCTCTAAGACTAAgaggtctttttttccctttttttaaaattcttcccttctggCCTAGTATctgttctgagacagaagagccacaaggtctaggtgattggggttacatgacttgtccagggttgcgcATCTAGGacatatctaaggccagattggaactcaggtcctcctgctatccagctgccccaagaccAAATATTCTTAAACTGGGGTCCTTGAACCCTCAGAAGGGTTCATGAACTTGCTTTGGGCATTCCAACCAATGGGTTTAATGTCATTGGCTTCCCTGGGATTCGGAGAAGGGGTAACCAGGAGGGAATGGGACCCACAAGGGGGAGGGCCGAGAAGATGCCGCACCAGGGGCACGAGGAGTTTCCTCTTGGGGGCGTTCATGACTTCAGAGAAGCCCCAGGCCAGCCCCAGACTCCCTCCGGAACGAGAAACGTTTATCTGTTTTGTTAAGACGGCTGGCAGGATGGAGCCCCAAGTGCATCAGCCCCCCCGATGAGCAGCACCCAGAGCAGGAAGGAGGGCGTCCCAGGCGCCCCTTTCTGGGTCAAATGGAGGTCTGGCAGAACTGGTTTCCTGGTCCCAAAGGGGACAAGAAAGAGCCTCACGCGGGGCGCCCAGGCATCTCGTCCGGCAGCCCGAAGGGTGGGTGTCGGCCGGCAGAGCCTGGAGAGCACAGCCATAGAATGTGTGCGGCCCGCGCGGGGCGAGAAGCCGGGGAGACGGAAGAGCCGCCCAGCACAAATGGGACGGGATTCTCTGCGCCCAGGCCGAGACGACCCATCCTGGGTCCTCGAATGCAGCGACGGAGGCGGCAGAGGAGAGCGGACGAAGCGTGCAGGCTGGAAAAATGGAGCAGCCCCAAGGGCTGTCGACGGCCCTGAAGCTTCTGTCTCCGGATTGGGAATCCTTTCTCCGGCTTCCATCGCTCAGTCTTTATGAAGTGCCTCCTGGGTGCCGGCGCCCTACAAGCACGCAGGCTTCCCCGTCTCACGCAGCTGACCGCcgaatggggagaagagagagcccCGGGGAGCTCCAGAGAGCGGCACCCTGGCATCGGCGCGCAGGGCTCAAGCTCAGCATCACTGCGGGATGGCGAAGGATGAGAAGACCCGACCATGGACATTGACAGCGGCTTCCACACCGTCTGTTCGAACGAGCCGTTGATGCTCCAGATCAGAAAATGAGGAGAAGCAAAAACTGGACTTCGGTTGTCCTCTGTCGCCTCCCCAACTTGGACAGTTTGGCTGGAGAGCAGAAATTGTCGTCAGCATTCCTAGCATGTGCAGCCCCTACTGGGTGCCGGGCACCGTGCTCATAGGTACAGCGTTGCCTGATTTCATTCGTtctttaaacacttattaagcacctactgggtgCCGGGCACTGTGCCTAGTCCTCACCCCTCTTGGAACTGGTATTTGGGATTAgggacagtattgattcttagacagaaggtcagggtttaagaCAGAAAAGAACCCTCTTACGTTGTGTCTTAGAATGGACACTGAGAACCGGTTCCAAGGCCAAAGGGCAGTcagggctgggccatgggggttCAGGGACTTGGCCAGgaccacccagctaggaagggtctgaagccagattggaacccaggacccccctCCCCCGTCTCTGGGCCCAGCCTCCTCTAATCACATCATTTCCAGAGCGTTGCTTGAACCCAGCAGAGGGCCAACAAACGGGCAGGCTCGGCTTCCTGGGTTCTGTCTCCATCGGGCCGCCGCACTCACCCCAGTTAGTCATACGACGTCGACGTGCCATTTCCAAGGCAGCATGAAGACGGGACGTCTGTTCTGGAGACGACACAACCTCGAAGCCATTAAGGGATCATTTTACACAAGATTTCGCGGCGGGCACGATGCCAGGGTGTGGGGCGGGCACGGGGAGACGCGGGCATCAGGGAGTGCCAGCCACGCCCCCGCCTTCTCGTCGCCGGAAGACCCGGATGAGAACGTTCCGTGCGGAGGGTTGGGGGTCCCGGTGAGTGTCGGAGACGGCCCCAGCGAGGACTTCTCGGCGCTCTTCTGGGGCGTGCGCCGTCTTCGCCGTGCCGCCATTGAGCGCCTCGGGGAGAGGGCGCAGAGCCGGCTCTGCGGCAGTGACGCAAACCCGGCCTTCAAGGCTCTCCTGCCCCAGGAAGCCCCATATCCGTGGAAGGATCGTGCCGTGTCCTGGCTCCATCCAGCCGTGGGGTGCCGTCGGGGCCCCGCTGGTGAATGCCGAGGGAGGCACGAAACAAGGCGGGGAGGCTCTGGCCCTTCCTGGggatttaagaagaaaaacaaagccccCCCCTTGCGTCGGCTCCCCGGATGCTGCATGGCCAAGACGAACGGCGCTCCTGGACACAAACGCGGGGTGACCCGTCTGCGTATCGGGGCGCTCTCTGAGGAATCCGTCTGGGGCGATCGCAGGGCTAACGGGGAAGGGCTCGGGGGTGCCAGCGGGGGCTCCCTCCGGGGAGGACGGCTCGAGCCCAGGCGCTGCCCCGGGGCCGCTGCGAGCGTCTTGGCAGAATGTGGCCACGACCGACCGTCCGAAGAGCCGGGAGCAGCAGGGCTCCCCATCCGCGGTGCTCGCTGGGCCGGGCCGGGGACGAGGGTGGGGGGCGCGGCGGTGTCGAGGCTCCCCGGCGGGCTCTGACCTTTCTTTTTGGGGTCCCCCTGCAGCGGGGCAGCTGGCGGGGACCTCGTCGGTGGAGATGTACCGGCAGGCCCTGCTGTGGGGCTGCCGCTGCGTGGAGCTGGACGTGTGGAAAGGCCGGCCGCCCGAGGAGGAGCCCTTCATCACCCACGGCTTCACCATGACCACGGAAGTGCCCCTGCGGGACGTGCTGGAGGCCATCGCAGAAACGGCCTTCAAGACGTCCCCCTTCCCCGTCATCCTCTCCTTCGAGAACCACGTCGACTCGTGAGTGTCCTCTGGGTCGCCTCGGTGGCCTTTACCCAGCGGCCTGGGCCCGTGCCCGCGTTCGGCCCTTGACCCCTTCCCTCTGTTTCCCTTTGGCCAGGGCGAAACAGCAGGCCAAGATGGCGGAGTACTGCCGCACCATCTTTGGGGACGCGCTGCTCATCGACCCGTTGGACAAGTACCCGGTGGGGCCCGCTCTGGGTCAGGAGGCTCGGGGAGGCGGGCAGAGCAGGGGGCTCTGGTCCGGCTCTGACCAGGCCTGTGTCCTCCTTTCCCAGCTGGCCCCCGGAGTCCCCCTGCCCAGCCCTCAGGACCTGATGGGCCGCATCCTCGTGAAGAATAAGAAACGGCACCGGCCGCCCCTGAGCCCTTCCGACGGCTCGGTGCGCAAGCGGCCCCTGGAGCAGAGTAACTCGGCCTTGAGCGAGAGTTCCGTGGCCACCGAGCCCCCGTCCCCGCAGCTCGGTAGGACCCTGACCTCGCCCGGTTCTCGGTCCCCGGGGCCCCTCCCCTACCTGGGCACGGCGCCCCCAGGAGCCCCCCAGTCCTTGGTCTCGTCTTCCCTCGATCTCCTGCCCCAAGTCACCGGGATTTGGCCCCTCCCCTCGGAGCCTCTCGGAGTCCCCGAGATCCCCTCGCTGGGGTGGCCCCGGCCTCCGGCCTGAGCAGCCCCATGTCCCTCGCCTGGCTTGACCCCATCTCGTGTCTGGTTCCCGGAGCCCGACGTCCGCCCCCCCAGTGCCAGGGCATCGTCCgccgctccctccctccctaggAAGATCCCCCTCCTCACCCTGGGTGCTGCCTCCCCCCAGGCTCCCCCAGCTCCGAGGGCTGTTCCACTCTGAGCAACGGAGAAGATCACCTGGGCTGCAACCCCGAACCCCGCAAATCCATTGGTGAGAGGATGGGCAGGCGAGAGGGAAGGGCCACAGAGTGGTGGGGGTACGGGAGACCCCAATCCTCGTTCCTCCCTCCAGACCGAGAGGCAGAGagtgaagaagaggaggaggaagaaccgGCCGACCCCAAGAAGAACAGCACAGACGAGGTCAAGCTCAGGAGGTGGGagggtgggggaaagggaaaagggcgGTCAGGACCGTGGGGGGAGTTGTGGGTCCCAGAATGGACGGAGGGGCTGGCCCAGAGGGGTCCTGGGGCCAGCCGGGATCGTGCCATCCATGTGACCCTTTGGTTTGGGGGCATCACAGGGCACGGCCAGCAGTGAGGTGAACGCCACGGAGGAGATGTCCACTCTGGTCAATTACATTGAGCCggtcaaattcaagtcctttGAGGTGGCCCGGAGTAAGTGGggcaggaaggggagaggatgggGGACCCCAGGCTGGGTGACAGAGAAAGGGAGGCCCAAGTTCTGACGAGGATCCTCCACCCCACAGAGCGGAACAAGTGCTTTGAGATGTCGTCCTTTGTGGAGACCAAAGCCCTGGAGCAGCTCACCAAGAGCCCCATGGAATTTGTGGAGTATCCACCCTCAAGAGAGCCTAGAAGGGGGAGCCAGGAATCTAGAACATCACAGCCAGAAGGGGCCTGAGGACACGGAGGGGTAGAACCTCAGAACATGGAGCGTCAGACccgggagagaccttagaacagggaatgtcagagctgggaggggccttagaacatggaatgtcagagctgggaggggctttagaacatggaatgttagaACCCTGGGACATGGAATGCCAGAGCTGGAGGTGGGAATGGGAGTGCAGGGGGAAGTTTAGAGATTATTTAACTTGGGTCCTCTTTTGACGTGGTCTGGAACGTGACCTCATTGGCATCGGGATTTCCTGGGGGGCATTGTGGGGTTCTGGGTCAAGTCCTTCTGGAGAGTGTGGCCCATGACCGCCTCCATCAGGTACAACAAACAGCAGCTCAGCCGCATCTACCCCAAGGGCACCCGGGTAGACTCCTCCAACTACATGCCTCAGCTTTTCTGGAATGCAGGCTGCCAGCTTGTTGCCCTCAACTTCCAGACCCTTGGTAAGGCGGCCCAGGGGGTTCCAGCCTCGTGTGTGGGGCTCTCCTGGGACTCTGTGTCCCGGCTGGGCCTCGTGCTGACACCTGGGTGCCTTCTGCTTCCTCGCAGACCTCCCGATGCAGCTGAACGCCGGGGTGTTTGAGTACAACGGGCGCAGCGGCTATCTGCTCAAGCCAGAATTCATGCGGCGCCCGGACAAGTCTTTCGACCCTTTCACAGAAGGCATCGTGGATGGCATCGTGGCTAATGCCCTCCGGGTCAAGGTCAGGCATCTCTACCAGGGCGGGAGGAGCTGTGCTCCGGCCAGGGGCGGCCTGAAGGGCAGAGACCAGCTGGACGGGGCCGTCACCCTCTCCCGGGTCCTTCCAGGTGATCTCGGGCCAGTTTCTGTCGGACAGAAAGGTCAGCATCTATGTGGAGGTGGATGTCTTCGGCCTTCCTGCAGATACGCGTCGCAAATACCGCACCCGGCCCTCGCAGGGCAACTCCTTCAACCCGGTGTGGGACGAGGAGCCCTTTGACTTCCCCAAGGTGGGTGCTCTCGGGCAGGACTCCCAGCCATGTGCCTTTGGATTGAGAGGTCTTGGGGCCGTGGAAAGGGCACTGAATTTGCCGTCATTCCTCTCTGTGTGAACAAGGGGCGAGACCCTTCTCTCTGGTTCTCTAACAGAAGGAGCTGCCCTAGACAGCCTCTAGGATTGCTTCCAGCTTCAAATCCTCTGCCTAGGCACCTGGCGCTGTACCCTGCTTGGGGGCATCTCTGCCAGCTCTCGGGGCGCTTCGAGCCTGCTCTTGGAAATGAAATGAACACACCTGACGGCAGTTGTTTAAAAATCATCCCCCAGCCTAGGATCAGAGCACAGAGAGGGGATGGGGTGGACCTTCTCTTAACCAATGACTCTTGCCCTCCCACAGGTGGTGCTGCCCACCCTGGCCTCCCTCCGCATTGCGGCCTTTGAGGAAGGAGGCAAGTTCGTGGGGCACCGAATCCTGCCTGTGTCCGCCATCCGCTCAGGTGAGGCTTGTCCTCCTGGCTCTTCTTCAGCCCCTGAGCTCGAAGGGTCTGTTCTGAGAGCAGGGCTCCTAAGAAACCACCCACCTTGTGAAGTAGGGTCTGTCAGGGGGAGCTTGGGCTGGGGGGGCGGGGGTGAAGGATGGGTGGTAACTGCCTCTGTTTCCCCCGTCTGTCTCCCTCGTTGCCTTTGCCCTTACCCCTACCAATCCCTGACCGTACCCAGGATACCATTACATCTGCCTGAGGAATGAGGCCAACCAGCCCCTGTGTCTGCCGGCCCTGCTCATCTACACGGAGGCTTCTGACTACATCCCTGATGATCACCAGGGTGAGGGgcctgggaggggagggggagaccAGCAGGAATGGGAGCGTGGGAACGAggcaagaaagaaaggagagagctgGTTCCAGGAAtggagaagcagcagcagcaatgcAGGGAGGAGAACACCCCATGAGAGACAGGAGCTAGCTTTGAATCTTGGCTCCAGCTTTCCCCCCAgggtgaccctgaggaagtcattcTGTGGACCTCAGCTTTCCCATCTGAAACATGAGGACAGTGGAGTGTTGTTTAGACATGTCTGTCTGTGAcctcctttgaggttttcttggtagagataccaaagcagttggccatttccttctctagctcattttacagatgaggaaactgagaccaacagggttaagtgacttgcccagggtcacatagctgatgtctaaggccaggtttaaaatctggtcttcctgactccaggccctgagctctatccattgagctctATCCATGTTTCTAAAAGGAAACCTTCCTAGATGGGGGGTGGGGTAGAAGTGAGGTGGTGGGGTTGCTGATTTTGTGTTTGTGAATCTGTGGTTCCCCCTTCTCCCCTGTCCCCTCCCCAAGACTATGCCGAGGCTTTGTTCAACCCCATCAAACACGTCAGCCTCATGGACCAGAGGTCAAAGCAGCTGGCAGCTCTGATTGGCGAGAGCGAGGTAAGTGGAGCCATCATGGCACATCAGAGCTTTGGGGAGAAGGGCTTAGCTCTGAGCTCCCACTCCCTCCTGGCTTGGGGAGAAATAATGGGTTTAGCTCTGGGCTCCCACTCCCTCCTGGCTTGGGGAGAAATGGTGGGCTTAGCTCTGGGCTCCCATTCCCTCCTGCCCCTGCCTGTAGTGACAGTCTGTGTTCCAAAGTCCTTCCCAGCCCCAACAGTCACTTTTGTCCTATGGAGGAGGGAGCCAAAGATACAGTGTCAACTGGAACCATTAGTGACCGTGGGTGGGGTCCAGATCAAACATTTGCCAGGCACTTGAGGGACAATCGCGCTTGTATTACCTCTTATCTCCTCCCCAGCGTCTGTGTTGCTTCCTCAGCTGGACTGTGTCCCCCAGACAGCAGGAAAATTACATCCAAGCaatcaattccacaaacattttaaaataagctttACCAAAGC
This genomic interval carries:
- the PLCB3 gene encoding 1-phosphatidylinositol 4,5-bisphosphate phosphodiesterase beta-3 codes for the protein MSPLLLAALLLLLLPPLPPGAPAQVGAPAPLLPSPKVGGRKWGPGVATLGIQRAEDPGRGQRRGAGAPGGLASLGWGGSLSGAKGKPYLTLEQLLDFVNQKQRDPRLNEVLYPPLRPAQARLLIEKYEPNQQFLERDQMSMEGFSRYLGGEENSVLPPEALDLSNDMTQPLSSYFINSSHNTYLTAGQLAGTSSVEMYRQALLWGCRCVELDVWKGRPPEEEPFITHGFTMTTEVPLRDVLEAIAETAFKTSPFPVILSFENHVDSAKQQAKMAEYCRTIFGDALLIDPLDKYPLAPGVPLPSPQDLMGRILVKNKKRHRPPLSPSDGSVRKRPLEQSNSALSESSVATEPPSPQLGSPSSEGCSTLSNGEDHLGCNPEPRKSIDREAESEEEEEEEPADPKKNSTDEGTASSEVNATEEMSTLVNYIEPVKFKSFEVARKRNKCFEMSSFVETKALEQLTKSPMEFVEYNKQQLSRIYPKGTRVDSSNYMPQLFWNAGCQLVALNFQTLDLPMQLNAGVFEYNGRSGYLLKPEFMRRPDKSFDPFTEGIVDGIVANALRVKVISGQFLSDRKVSIYVEVDVFGLPADTRRKYRTRPSQGNSFNPVWDEEPFDFPKVVLPTLASLRIAAFEEGGKFVGHRILPVSAIRSGYHYICLRNEANQPLCLPALLIYTEASDYIPDDHQDYAEALFNPIKHVSLMDQRSKQLAALIGESEAAPETPEETPSRQLGPQLSTGSVQSLQEAGASRTHGPSTSPTSPSISRPGQCDELIASLLGEVSVTPLVELRVHKALVKLRNRQERDLRELQKKQQRKAAAFLRRLHSQLAQYRGEMEKRRKQQPQGGAPEEEEEEEMKSYRELQKKQLQSLLDLREAQADAEAERRQEHLRQAQLRLREIVLETHTTQLKKLKETSEKEKKELQKILDRKRHNSISEAKIREKHKKEAELTEINRRHITESVNAIRRLEEAQKQRQERLVAGQLQVQQQLEEEEPKAASQLAQECQAQRARLPQEIRQSLWGELPVEQAAAEEEEEDLAASDGPSLGAISGHTLGRASNGHALGGRASNGHARGSGSGLLRGVDCERQEENTQL